From Actinosynnema mirum DSM 43827, a single genomic window includes:
- a CDS encoding ATP-binding protein yields the protein MTDEAGDFARNEFGGSADDVVQAGAVNGGVHFHGARPRAAWPPPRQLPADVRGYVNRTEELQRLNGFLNDHLGSDVSGVGLCVVTGTAGVGKTSLAVHWAHRVSAAFPDGQLYVNLRGYDPGPPVTPAHALDHFLRSLRDPGEPVPADLESRAAAYRSMLAGRRVLVLLDNASDVAQVRPLLPGTAGCLVVITSRSRLAGLVARDGAHRLVLDVLTEPQALELLHGVTDTHRPPDDPAQLVELAGLCAHLPLALRIAGERAGRRPHLPLRQLIEELRDESSLWDALTSDADEDGVRTVFAWSYRALTPDAGKLFRRLGLHTGAEFGACAAAALVGADVRTTRRLLDDLVGAHLVEQIGPDRFQFHDLLRAYATDQARVDETPESARAALRDLLLWYLRSTALACDLITPHAPRSALLGEHAAPTGPAEPPAFADLAEALRWLEVEHANLVVAVRHADESGMLDLAWLLHAVLRPFHARSNRFEDWLETGAIALRAVRGLGDRVGEAEVLESLGKALVQRGRALEGIERHRESLAIRRALGDRWGQMVSANAIGLALLRDHRLSEALAAFEQARATAAELDNPHWIGLTTANTAEVHCHLGDFETGRDLLTLAAEVFRARGDRINEAESLHGRSRAHRELGDLDAARQDISAALAVARDEEHPVAEAFWLVESGRVEVAAGRPERALVEYQRSAAMHRKVGDREREAVALDATGEAYARLGRVEDAERFHRGAVVVLRELGNRWQLAVALVNLAAVVDDPAEALAEAGALAAGFPDPEARALRERAARLAR from the coding sequence GTGACCGACGAAGCAGGCGACTTCGCGCGCAACGAGTTCGGCGGCTCCGCCGACGACGTCGTGCAGGCGGGCGCGGTCAACGGGGGCGTGCACTTCCACGGTGCGCGCCCCCGCGCCGCCTGGCCCCCGCCCCGCCAGCTCCCCGCCGACGTGCGCGGCTACGTCAACCGGACCGAGGAGCTGCAGCGCCTCAACGGCTTCCTGAACGACCACCTCGGGTCGGACGTCTCCGGCGTCGGCCTGTGCGTGGTCACCGGCACCGCGGGGGTCGGCAAGACCTCGCTCGCCGTGCACTGGGCGCACCGGGTGTCCGCCGCCTTCCCGGACGGCCAGCTGTACGTCAACCTGCGCGGCTACGACCCCGGCCCGCCGGTCACCCCCGCGCACGCGCTCGACCACTTCCTGCGCTCCCTGCGCGACCCCGGCGAGCCGGTGCCCGCCGACCTGGAGAGCAGGGCCGCCGCCTACCGCTCGATGCTCGCGGGCCGCCGCGTGCTCGTGCTGCTGGACAACGCCTCCGACGTCGCCCAGGTCCGCCCGCTGCTGCCCGGCACCGCGGGCTGCCTGGTCGTGATCACCAGCCGCAGCAGGCTCGCGGGCCTGGTGGCCCGCGACGGCGCGCACCGGCTCGTGCTGGACGTGCTCACCGAACCGCAGGCCCTGGAGCTGCTGCACGGCGTCACCGACACCCACCGCCCGCCCGACGACCCGGCGCAGCTGGTGGAGCTGGCCGGGTTGTGCGCCCACCTGCCGCTCGCCCTGCGCATCGCGGGGGAGCGCGCCGGGCGACGGCCGCACCTGCCGCTGCGGCAGCTCATCGAGGAGCTGCGCGACGAGTCCTCGCTGTGGGACGCGCTCACCTCCGACGCCGACGAGGACGGCGTGCGCACCGTGTTCGCCTGGTCCTACCGGGCGCTCACCCCGGACGCGGGCAAGCTGTTCCGCCGCCTCGGCCTGCACACCGGGGCCGAGTTCGGCGCCTGCGCGGCGGCGGCGCTGGTGGGCGCGGACGTCCGCACCACCCGCAGGCTCCTGGACGACCTCGTCGGCGCGCACCTGGTCGAGCAGATCGGGCCCGACCGGTTCCAGTTCCACGACCTGCTCCGGGCCTACGCCACCGACCAGGCCAGGGTGGACGAGACCCCGGAGAGCGCCAGGGCCGCGCTGCGCGACCTGCTGCTGTGGTACCTGCGCTCCACCGCGCTGGCGTGCGACCTGATCACTCCGCACGCGCCCCGCAGCGCGCTGCTGGGGGAGCACGCCGCCCCGACCGGCCCCGCCGAGCCGCCCGCGTTCGCCGACCTGGCCGAGGCGCTGCGCTGGCTGGAGGTCGAGCACGCCAATCTCGTCGTCGCCGTCCGGCACGCCGACGAGAGCGGGATGCTCGACCTGGCTTGGCTGCTGCACGCCGTGCTCCGCCCGTTCCACGCCAGGAGCAACCGGTTCGAAGACTGGCTGGAGACCGGCGCCATCGCCCTGCGCGCCGTGCGCGGGCTCGGCGACCGGGTCGGGGAGGCCGAGGTGCTGGAGAGCCTGGGCAAGGCCCTGGTGCAGCGGGGGCGGGCCCTCGAGGGGATCGAGCGGCACCGCGAGTCGCTCGCCATCCGGCGCGCCCTGGGCGACCGGTGGGGGCAGATGGTGTCCGCCAACGCCATCGGCCTCGCCCTGCTGCGCGACCACCGGCTGTCGGAGGCGCTGGCCGCGTTCGAGCAGGCCCGCGCCACTGCGGCCGAGCTGGACAACCCGCACTGGATAGGCCTGACCACGGCCAACACCGCCGAGGTCCACTGCCACCTCGGCGACTTCGAGACCGGCCGGGACCTGCTCACCCTGGCCGCCGAGGTGTTCCGCGCGCGCGGCGACCGGATCAACGAGGCGGAGAGCCTGCACGGCCGCAGCCGGGCCCACCGGGAGCTGGGCGACCTGGACGCGGCGCGGCAGGACATCAGCGCGGCGCTGGCGGTGGCGCGGGACGAGGAGCACCCGGTCGCCGAGGCGTTCTGGCTCGTCGAGTCCGGGCGGGTGGAGGTGGCGGCCGGGCGGCCGGAGCGGGCGCTGGTGGAGTACCAGCGGTCGGCGGCCATGCACCGGAAGGTCGGGGACCGGGAGCGGGAGGCGGTCGCGCTCGACGCCACCGGGGAGGCGTACGCGCGGCTCGGGCGGGTCGAGGACGCCGAGCGGTTCCACCGGGGCGCGGTGGTGGTGCTGCGGGAGCTGGGGAACCGGTGGCAGCTCGCGGTGGCGCTGGTGAACCTGGCCGCCGTCGTGGACGACCCGGCCGAGGCGCTGGCGGAGGCCGGGGCGCTCGCGGCCGGGTTCCCCGACCCGGAGGCCCGTGCGCTGCGGGAGCGGGCGGCGCGGCTGGCGCGGTGA
- a CDS encoding DUF6879 family protein — translation MSAYTGVPLTLDEYVDGFDRHHGVEGVGELWKIERTQVFQEEGNASCAAFLAGDRARSLALLAERLPRLERQHRAAAAHGMVVGRVRVVEEPLDPYVLWELTSQVQRAALGEQIKVVDAADLAELEAGGPLPDLVGFDDEVVYFIHYTPDGVPTGATAATDHQVAHWRQVYRSLHDAAEPVADYHARRVAPELPEAP, via the coding sequence GTGAGCGCGTACACCGGGGTCCCGCTCACGCTCGACGAGTACGTTGACGGCTTCGACCGCCACCACGGCGTGGAGGGCGTCGGCGAGCTGTGGAAGATCGAGCGCACCCAGGTCTTCCAGGAGGAGGGCAACGCCAGCTGCGCCGCCTTCCTCGCGGGTGACCGCGCCCGCTCGCTCGCCCTGCTCGCCGAGCGCCTGCCCCGGCTGGAGCGGCAGCACCGGGCCGCCGCCGCCCACGGCATGGTCGTCGGGCGGGTCAGGGTCGTCGAGGAGCCGCTCGACCCGTACGTGCTGTGGGAGCTGACCTCGCAGGTCCAGCGCGCCGCCCTCGGCGAGCAGATCAAGGTGGTCGACGCCGCCGACCTCGCCGAGCTGGAGGCGGGCGGTCCGCTGCCCGACCTGGTCGGCTTCGACGACGAGGTCGTCTACTTCATCCACTACACCCCCGACGGCGTCCCCACCGGCGCCACCGCCGCCACCGACCACCAGGTGGCCCACTGGCGGCAGGTGTACCGGTCGCTGCACGACGCCGCCGAGCCGGTCGCCGACTACCACGCCCGCCGCGTCGCGCCGGAACTCCCAGAGGCGCCGTGA